In Zingiber officinale cultivar Zhangliang chromosome 11B, Zo_v1.1, whole genome shotgun sequence, a single window of DNA contains:
- the LOC122033799 gene encoding uncharacterized protein ycf23-like has protein sequence MMILFLQICVSSVDPLAFPSAVEAGAQMVEIGNYDSFYEMGIQFSPEQILKLTRETRRILPSITLSVTVPHMLSLPDQVKLAELLEQEGADIIQTEGGKYSSPSKPGVLGLIEKATPTLAAAYSISRAVQIPVMCSSGLSAVTAPMALTAGAAGVVCVLLLSNLIIICY, from the exons ATGATGATCTTGTTCTTGCAGATTTGTGTTTCCTCTGTGGACCCTTTGGCATTTCCttctgcagtggaagcaggtgcCCAAATG GTGGAAATTGGAAATTATGATTCTTTCTACGAGATGGGAATTCAGTTTTCCCCTGAACAG ATTCTAAAGCTCACTAGAGAAACTAGAAGGATTCTTCCATCCATTACACTGTCTGTAACCGTGCCACACATGCTTAGTCTCCCTGATCAG GTGAAGCTAGCAGAGTTGCTGGAACAGGAAGGTGCTGATATAATCCAAACTGAAGGAGGGAAATACTCAAGTCCATCAAAACCTGGTGTCCTTGGTTTGATCGAGAAG GCCACACCAACGCTAGCAGCTGCATACTCCATTTCCCGAGCAGTTCAGATTCCAGTTATGTGCTCATCTGGATTAAGCGCTGTCACTGCACCTATGGCTTTAACAGCAGGAGCAGCTGGTGTGGTATGCGTTCTTTTGctttctaatctaatcattatctgctactag